The following proteins come from a genomic window of Lineus longissimus chromosome 18, tnLinLong1.2, whole genome shotgun sequence:
- the LOC135502356 gene encoding uncharacterized protein LOC135502356 isoform X2, giving the protein MDYSQSLNQRISQLLLLVTAMCLSGIRCQTYRKAEIVFPSGSTARNGTLFKIECDFTPNVFPKVVIFQARDKNGNPSVVFSYITQKNGTVEQKTADSMKGRATLTATRQKFLLEINPVLLQDEGNYGCRVFRDYSDQIVAYPKRLNINAIPSTPILRIAGSGTARLGLNIRLVCTANMGRPAGKLHWSRKYRQDGAFQKISGSGVSATHINGTIIEMEDFVVNHLREADDLSIYRCQAYNSELMSDEEWPAASLTLRVTYPVRDISIFPIREEYKAGDVIRCGALGNPDPEISWTKHNGTGDLLAKDGSLRVEERSVGGPYSYTCTATNYVDHYPHSVKKSIDFIVRAAPHINVEDIQTIRAGELVTIRWKQTNTRGASYKIKYCLGLPDNCFYHFVADHSATSTAILVGKVENVTVYLHVLVEGEVLYTSPAITVKEPVVEVSTADNSTSPLTATAEGVKVVNANTGIIVATVVAFFAMISIGVAVVWFLPKSMRNKMLARLRHMRRRDQGRGPPHVITVNCTSERPIPTMPASTTVSDHGDGDRSTLEMEPRAPHIGRNDHHIPLPPYDLPSKNIGGLKDWRTSGELQSKSEVDSLMGSDEHEETEP; this is encoded by the exons ATGGACTACAGCCAGAGCTTAAACCAGCGCATTTCACAACTCCTTCTACTAGTTACAGCTATGTGTCTCTCAG GAATCCGATGTCAAACGTATAGGAAAGCAGAAATAGTCTTCCCAAGCGGCAGCACGGCTCGTAACGGTACGTTGTTCAAAATCGAGTGTGATTTCACGCCGAACGTCTTCCCCAAGGTCGTCATCTTCCAGGCCAGGGACAAGAACGGAAACCCCTCAGTCGTGTTTTCCTACATCACACAGAAGAATGGCACAGTGGAGCAGAAGACGGCGGATAGCATGAAGGGTAGGGCGACACTGACGGCGACAAGGCAGAAGTTTCTGCTCGAGATCAACCCCGTGTTGCTGCAAGATGAGGGGAATTATGGCTGCAGGGTGTTCAGGGACTACTCCGATCAGATCGTCGCTTACCCGAAAAGACTCAATATAAACG CTATTCCATCCACTCCAATCCTACGAATCGCTGGCTCGGGAACTGCGCGCCTTGGGCTAAATATCCGACTCGTCTGCACAGCAAACATGGGGAGACCTGCCGGGAAACTCCACTGGTCAAGGAAATACAG ACAGGACGGTGCCTTCCAGAAAATCTCCGGTAGTGGTGTATCCGCAACTCATATAAACGGGACCATTATAGAAATGGAAGACTTTGTTGTGAACCATTTGAGGGAAGCAGACGATCTGTCTATTTATAGATGCCAGGCCTACAACAGCGAGCTGATGTCGGATGAGGAGTGGCCGGCTGCATCCCTCACATTACGCGTAACCT ATCCAGTTAGGGACATCTCCATTTTTCCCATCAGAGAAGAGTATAAGGCGGGTGACGTCATTCGTTGTGGGGCATTGGGGAACCCCGATCCAGAGATTAG TTGGACAAAACACAATGGTACGGGGGATTTACTCGCCAAGGACGGGAGCTTGAGGGTCGAGGAAAGGTCTGTCGGTGGTCCCTACTCCTATACGTGCACTGCAACAAATTACGTTGATCATTATCCACATTCGGTGAAGAAGTCGATCGATTTCATCGTCAGAG CGGCTCCACACATCAACGTAGAAGACATCCAGACGATTCGTGCCGGAGAATTAGTCACCATTAGGTGGAAGCAGACCAATACCCGTGGCGCCTCCTATAAGATAAAATACTGCCTCGGTTTACCTGACAACTGTTTCTACCATTTTGTCGCTGATCACTCTGCCACATCGACGGCCATCTTGGTTGGCAAAGTGGAGAATGTTACCGTGTACCTGCACGTTTTGGTTGAGGGGGAGGTTCTCTATACGTCACCAGCGATAACGGTCAAAGAGCCAG TTGTCGAGGTATCCACCGCTGACAACTCAACGAGCCCGCTTACGGCGACTGCAGAGG GAGTGAAAGTTGTCAACGCTAACACCGGTATTATCGTAGCTACAGTCGTCGCCTTCTTCGCCATGATATCGATAGGTGTCGCTGTGGTTTGGTTTCTTCCGAAGTCAATGCGCAACAAGATGTTGGCGAGGCTGCGGCACATGCGCAGAAGAGACCAGGGGAGGGGACCACCACACGTCATCACCGTCaact GTACGTCTGAGAGGCCAATTCCCACAATGCCCGCCAGCACAACCGTTAGCGACCACGGTGACGGCGACCGGAGCACATTAGAAATGGAACCCAGAGCGCCACACATCGGCAGAAATGATCACCACATCCCACTCCCTCCATATGACCTTCCGTCGAAAAACATAGGTGGTTTGAAGGACTGGAGAACCAGTGGCGAGCTGCAGTCGAAGAGTGAGGTGGACTCTTTGATGGGGAGTGATGAGCACGAGGAGACGGAGCCATGA
- the LOC135502356 gene encoding uncharacterized protein LOC135502356 isoform X1, whose product MDYSQSLNQRISQLLLLVTAMCLSGIRCQTYRKAEIVFPSGSTARNGTLFKIECDFTPNVFPKVVIFQARDKNGNPSVVFSYITQKNGTVEQKTADSMKGRATLTATRQKFLLEINPVLLQDEGNYGCRVFRDYSDQIVAYPKRLNINAIPSTPILRIAGSGTARLGLNIRLVCTANMGRPAGKLHWSRKYRQDGAFQKISGSGVSATHINGTIIEMEDFVVNHLREADDLSIYRCQAYNSELMSDEEWPAASLTLRVTYPVRDISIFPIREEYKAGDVIRCGALGNPDPEISWTKHNGTGDLLAKDGSLRVEERSVGGPYSYTCTATNYVDHYPHSVKKSIDFIVRGSPVVPSAVKFTDVTAVSIAISWTSSYNGGENQTFSIMCKRIGQDWPDGDTFYNISDPGEGETSVFRILNLRPQTIYQCRVRACNPLCTRYTDYVSIATKAAPHINVEDIQTIRAGELVTIRWKQTNTRGASYKIKYCLGLPDNCFYHFVADHSATSTAILVGKVENVTVYLHVLVEGEVLYTSPAITVKEPVVEVSTADNSTSPLTATAEGVKVVNANTGIIVATVVAFFAMISIGVAVVWFLPKSMRNKMLARLRHMRRRDQGRGPPHVITVNCTSERPIPTMPASTTVSDHGDGDRSTLEMEPRAPHIGRNDHHIPLPPYDLPSKNIGGLKDWRTSGELQSKSEVDSLMGSDEHEETEP is encoded by the exons ATGGACTACAGCCAGAGCTTAAACCAGCGCATTTCACAACTCCTTCTACTAGTTACAGCTATGTGTCTCTCAG GAATCCGATGTCAAACGTATAGGAAAGCAGAAATAGTCTTCCCAAGCGGCAGCACGGCTCGTAACGGTACGTTGTTCAAAATCGAGTGTGATTTCACGCCGAACGTCTTCCCCAAGGTCGTCATCTTCCAGGCCAGGGACAAGAACGGAAACCCCTCAGTCGTGTTTTCCTACATCACACAGAAGAATGGCACAGTGGAGCAGAAGACGGCGGATAGCATGAAGGGTAGGGCGACACTGACGGCGACAAGGCAGAAGTTTCTGCTCGAGATCAACCCCGTGTTGCTGCAAGATGAGGGGAATTATGGCTGCAGGGTGTTCAGGGACTACTCCGATCAGATCGTCGCTTACCCGAAAAGACTCAATATAAACG CTATTCCATCCACTCCAATCCTACGAATCGCTGGCTCGGGAACTGCGCGCCTTGGGCTAAATATCCGACTCGTCTGCACAGCAAACATGGGGAGACCTGCCGGGAAACTCCACTGGTCAAGGAAATACAG ACAGGACGGTGCCTTCCAGAAAATCTCCGGTAGTGGTGTATCCGCAACTCATATAAACGGGACCATTATAGAAATGGAAGACTTTGTTGTGAACCATTTGAGGGAAGCAGACGATCTGTCTATTTATAGATGCCAGGCCTACAACAGCGAGCTGATGTCGGATGAGGAGTGGCCGGCTGCATCCCTCACATTACGCGTAACCT ATCCAGTTAGGGACATCTCCATTTTTCCCATCAGAGAAGAGTATAAGGCGGGTGACGTCATTCGTTGTGGGGCATTGGGGAACCCCGATCCAGAGATTAG TTGGACAAAACACAATGGTACGGGGGATTTACTCGCCAAGGACGGGAGCTTGAGGGTCGAGGAAAGGTCTGTCGGTGGTCCCTACTCCTATACGTGCACTGCAACAAATTACGTTGATCATTATCCACATTCGGTGAAGAAGTCGATCGATTTCATCGTCAGAG gatcTCCAGTGGTGCCCTCTGCAGTAAaattcactgacgtcactgccgTTTCGATAGCAATTTCCTGGACCTCCAGTTACAATGGCGGAGAAAATCAAACATTTTCCATAATGTGCAAACGTATAGGCCAAGATTGGCCAGATGGTGACACCTTTTATAACATTTCTGACCCTGGCGAGGGCGAAACCAGTGTATTTCGGATTTTAAATCTCCGGCCACAGACCATTTATCAATGTCGCGTTCGGGCGTGTAATCCGTTGTGTACACGTTATACGGATTATGTATCTATCGCAACGAAAG CGGCTCCACACATCAACGTAGAAGACATCCAGACGATTCGTGCCGGAGAATTAGTCACCATTAGGTGGAAGCAGACCAATACCCGTGGCGCCTCCTATAAGATAAAATACTGCCTCGGTTTACCTGACAACTGTTTCTACCATTTTGTCGCTGATCACTCTGCCACATCGACGGCCATCTTGGTTGGCAAAGTGGAGAATGTTACCGTGTACCTGCACGTTTTGGTTGAGGGGGAGGTTCTCTATACGTCACCAGCGATAACGGTCAAAGAGCCAG TTGTCGAGGTATCCACCGCTGACAACTCAACGAGCCCGCTTACGGCGACTGCAGAGG GAGTGAAAGTTGTCAACGCTAACACCGGTATTATCGTAGCTACAGTCGTCGCCTTCTTCGCCATGATATCGATAGGTGTCGCTGTGGTTTGGTTTCTTCCGAAGTCAATGCGCAACAAGATGTTGGCGAGGCTGCGGCACATGCGCAGAAGAGACCAGGGGAGGGGACCACCACACGTCATCACCGTCaact GTACGTCTGAGAGGCCAATTCCCACAATGCCCGCCAGCACAACCGTTAGCGACCACGGTGACGGCGACCGGAGCACATTAGAAATGGAACCCAGAGCGCCACACATCGGCAGAAATGATCACCACATCCCACTCCCTCCATATGACCTTCCGTCGAAAAACATAGGTGGTTTGAAGGACTGGAGAACCAGTGGCGAGCTGCAGTCGAAGAGTGAGGTGGACTCTTTGATGGGGAGTGATGAGCACGAGGAGACGGAGCCATGA